A portion of the Intestinibacillus sp. Marseille-P6563 genome contains these proteins:
- a CDS encoding RNA polymerase sigma factor: MQDEIWVERLQQGDRTAFDELYTRYRDEALRTASLITGSRADGEDVVQEAFVQCYQRIGQLRDRSKFKAWLFTLLTRAAWKYCRKRGREEPVSEFFDDAEKAGESALGAVLRTEQSRELFAAVQALDDKQRTVVVLYYYNDMSVRDIAHVLGCREGTVKSRLFSARRNLQKAMGQKNDEWEGVRI; this comes from the coding sequence ATGCAAGATGAAATATGGGTCGAGCGATTGCAGCAGGGCGACCGGACCGCGTTTGATGAGCTCTACACCCGGTACCGGGATGAAGCGCTGCGCACCGCCAGCCTGATCACGGGCAGCCGCGCCGACGGTGAGGATGTGGTACAAGAAGCCTTCGTACAGTGTTACCAGCGCATCGGACAGCTGCGCGACCGAAGCAAATTCAAGGCCTGGTTGTTTACCCTACTGACGCGGGCGGCCTGGAAATACTGCCGCAAACGCGGCCGGGAAGAGCCGGTCAGTGAATTTTTCGACGATGCCGAAAAGGCCGGCGAATCGGCGCTGGGCGCCGTGCTACGCACCGAACAGAGCCGGGAACTTTTCGCCGCCGTGCAGGCGCTCGATGACAAGCAGCGTACGGTCGTTGTGCTGTATTATTACAACGACATGTCGGTGCGCGACATTGCCCATGTGCTCGGCTGCCGGGAAGGGACGGTCAAATCCCGTCTGTTTTCCGCCCGGCGCAATCTGCAAAAGGCCATGGGACAAAAAAACGATGAATGGGAGGGCGTGAGGATATGA